The segment TCTCCCCGCTGTGGGAAAGGGCGATAACCGCGTCCCCTTGCGCAACCTGGCCGCTGTCTCCGTGATTGCAGTCGGCCGGATCGAGAAAATACGCCTTCGTGCCGGTGCTCTGCAGCGTGGCCGCCAGCTTGCGGCCGATATGACGGGACTTCCCCACGCCGGTGACGTGTACGCGCCCCCCGGCGGCTTCAGCCTTCCGAATGATTGCGATGGCTTCGTCGAAGTAGGTGTCGGACATGCCTTCATGCAGCATGGAAAGCGCTTCGGCGGTCCGCTGTACGGCCTTCAGTCCGGCCGCACCGGGGATCGCTGTGCCGGGAGTCGCCGCGGCCGACGCGGTCTCGGTGGAATCGGCTGTTTCGACTTTCGCCGTTGCCGTTTCCGAGGCGGCCACGGTTTCGGCTGCGTTCCGGGCAGGGATCGGGGCGCCTTCGTACAGGGCCATCACGTCATCCCGGCTCGATCCCAGCTGCGGGAAAGCCCCTGGGATGCGGCAACACACGGCGCCGCAGGCGTTGGCGAGCGATGCGGTATCCCGTAAAGAAAGCCCGTGGAAAAGTCCCGCTATCAGTCCGCCCAGGAAGGCATCCCCGGCGCCGGTGGTGTCCCGGGCTTCCACGGGTCTCGCAGGCACGCGTACCGTCTGATTCCCGTCGGTGACGACCGAGCCCTGCGCTCCTTCGGTGATGGCCACCAGGCGGGCGCCGTATCGGTTGTAGATACCCTCTGCCCGTTCTTCGGAAGTGTCGGCTTCCACCATCTGCAGGGCGGCGGCCTTGGCGGGTTTCACGACGTCGGCGAGACGCAGGGCCTCCTCGAAATCTTCGGCCGAACCGAGTCCGGCCACTTCGATGGCGAAATCCGGGGGGACATCCACGTCCAGCACGGTGGGCACGCCGGCCTCGCGGGCGATCCGCAGCACGGCGATGACGGCATCCAGCGGGAGTTGGGAGATCTCCGTCGTCACCATGGCAGCCGACCGAATGTAGTCAGCGAAATGCGTCTCCACGTGTGAGGCCGTAGTCTCCGCCGTCAGGCCGCGGGCCATGTAGATCGCACGGTCCGCATCTTCGGCCACGTTCACCACCGAAAAGCCCGATGCGCGTCCCTCGACGACCCGAATGGCCGACCGGTCGATGCCGTGGCGGTCCATCTCGTCCCGGATCATCGCGCCGTACCGGTCATCTCCCTGAAATCCGAACAGCCCGGCAGGTACCCCCATCTGGGCCGTCCAGGCCAGGTGGTTCAGCGTCACCCCGCCCGCGATCTCGGTGACGACCGATCCCGCTTCATCCGGCAGGATATAGGTTTTCTCCTCCGGTCCCGCGATCCGGTTCACCCGGTAGATCACGTCCACGACGTTGCTTCCGATACCCACTACCCTGCGGGTCCGGTCGATCTCCTGGATCACGAAATACCACCTTATGGGGAGTCACTCGAGCGGCCGGTATCTCTTAACACGTGTAATTT is part of the Gemmatimonadota bacterium genome and harbors:
- a CDS encoding SIS domain-containing protein → MIQEIDRTRRVVGIGSNVVDVIYRVNRIAGPEEKTYILPDEAGSVVTEIAGGVTLNHLAWTAQMGVPAGLFGFQGDDRYGAMIRDEMDRHGIDRSAIRVVEGRASGFSVVNVAEDADRAIYMARGLTAETTASHVETHFADYIRSAAMVTTEISQLPLDAVIAVLRIAREAGVPTVLDVDVPPDFAIEVAGLGSAEDFEEALRLADVVKPAKAAALQMVEADTSEERAEGIYNRYGARLVAITEGAQGSVVTDGNQTVRVPARPVEARDTTGAGDAFLGGLIAGLFHGLSLRDTASLANACGAVCCRIPGAFPQLGSSRDDVMALYEGAPIPARNAAETVAASETATAKVETADSTETASAAATPGTAIPGAAGLKAVQRTAEALSMLHEGMSDTYFDEAIAIIRKAEAAGGRVHVTGVGKSRHIGRKLAATLQSTGTKAYFLDPADCNHGDSGQVAQGDAVIALSHSGETAELMAAVQTLIANGATIIAITGDPSSSLARSSAAILHVPVAGEAGPLGLAPTASTSCQLAAADGLAMALKAGRGFSREDFARYHPGGSLGKRLKDSETET